One Pseudobutyrivibrio xylanivorans genomic window, TGAGGGACGATGTTGCCTGCCCTGCAGTAGTCTCCTCTTCCTTTTCCTTCTGCTCTTCCTTTGACTTAGGGTTTATATCTTCAGACTCGCTGGCGCGAATTTCCTTTGCTGCTGTTGCAAAGTCCACTGGGGAACTCTGCCTTGTCTCCTGTACTGGCGCCGTCTTTGCTGAACTTCCCTGTCCCTGGTAGCTGCTCACTGCACTACTTACTTCGCCGATTTTCATTTCTTCCTCCTTCTATACATCCCTGTATCCGTGGAAATATTTGCGACTTCTTGTGTGCTACTTATGGAAAAGCACACAAGAACCCTGCCTTGCAGGGCAATATTTTCTTTCAGAAAATATTGGTCCAGTTCCGGTTCTTGTTTTTCTGATGAAAAACAAAAACCTATAGTTTTCTAATCATTATATCGGTCCCTCGTCTGCGTTTGTTTATATCAAAAAATAATTTTTTTTCAAAAAAATAAAGCTAGTCTATTATTAGACTAACTTTATGATTAAGTGAGCTGGTAGGCATCAAGCTCTTAGGTCTCTGTATGAGGCATGTAGCCGAATGAAGAGACCCTAAGGCTTGTAGCCGTAACCAGCGGATTATATTCTTAGAGTAAATTCTTGAGAGCTTCAACATCATCCATATTGATTTGCTGAGCAGCCTCATTTTCTTTCTGAATCTCAAGGTAAACTTCCTTGCGATAAATTGATATATCTTTAGGTGCTGAAATTCCTATTTTGACCTGATCACCGCGAACCTCAAGGACTGTAATCTCGATGTTGTTGTTGATCATAATCGCGTCGCCCGTTTTTCTAGTTAATGCCAACATCGCTACTCACCATCCTTTCCATGTATTGCATCATGAATAAGGTATCTAACTGGTTCATTTCCATCGATGATTATTTGGTCTCCTACATTTGTGTCAGTATTGATAATGATAGGAGCCTTTAAGTTAATAGAGGCTTCCTTTGGATTCTTTGGAACTCTGACTGTAACAAGTACATAAGTATTCTCAGGATTTAAATCCCCAAGCTGCTCGAGAGAATCCTCGTTAAGTGCTGGATTATAATCCGGCTTTACAACATTAGGAAGCATAACTGGCATTGCAAAATCTGTCTCGTCCAGAGATTGCAGCCACATGATATTGCCCTTGTTCTTTTTTTCTTCGTCGAAAATGAGAGTATATCTCTTCATGTCTGGAAAACCTATAAGCCCATGAATAAGATTGATGACTTTTTCATCGGAAATTTCAATTTCGCCGAACAGTCTAGTTTTTACGCGCATTATCCCTTTCTCCTACTATTAGTATTAGTCATAGTCATTCTTTACCTTTTCTATAGGTTCGACTATGCTGTTTAAGATACTGTGGATTGGTTTCATTCTCCTACCGCATAGACGGTTTTCGAAAGGCTCCAACCACAGTCTCTTTGTTTATTTGTTAATCAGTTAGTTACCGCATGACGGTTTATCAAGAAGTAGGTTACGATTGCAAGGAGCCCTGTGGATTTGAAACAGTATCAATACTATTATTAGGGAGGTCCTATATGATCTATGTAGGAATTGATGTCGCTAAAGACAAACACGATTGCATTATCAAAAACACTGTTGGGGAAGTTGTTTTCAAAACATTCACCATCAAAAACAATCTTGATGGGTTCAATGATCTTTATCAGAGAATAGAATCCGTAATGGAAGATGTATCAAAAGTAAAAGTAGGACTAGAAGCCACCGGACACTATAGTTACAATCTTCTTGGATATCTCTTTGATAAAGGTTTGCCCACCTTCGTTATCAATCCGTTACATACCAATCTGTACAGAAAAAGTCTAAGCCTTAGACAGACGAAAACGGATAAAGTAGATGCCAGTACGATTGCTTCTATGCTTATGTCAGATGTGAACTTAAAGTCCTACTCTGACACATCGTACCACAACGAAGAACTCAAGTCACTAACCCGCTATCGCTTTGATAAAGTAAAAGAACGGGCAAAGCTTAAAACTTCCATATCTCGTCTGGTCTGTATTCTTTTTCCTGAATTAGAAAAGCTTGTTCCTACTCTGCATATGAATTCTGTTTATTCATTGCTATACGAATTTCCAGGTGCCAAGCAAGTAGCAAGCGCTCATCTCACAAGACTTTCAAATCTACTGGCAGAAGCTTCTAACGGCCATTACGACAAGGATGTTGCCATAACATTTCGAGAAGCAGCAAGGGCCTCTATCGGTTCAACTATGCCAGCTAAATCCCTTGAATTAAAGCACACCATCAAACTGATACGTGAGCTTGATTCCGAGATTAATGAAATCGAAGAAGAAATTAAAGCTATCATGAATACCATCAATTCTCCAATTCTTAGCATTCCTGGAATAAGCTATCGTATGGGAGCTATGATCATAGCAGAGATTGGTGATTTTGACAGATTTGATTCTGCAGATAAAATTCTGGCATATGCTGGTTTATCACCATCGACATATCAATCCGGGCAATTAGATAACTGCCATCCTCGAATGGAAAAGCGAGGCTCCAGATATCTACGATATGCTCTGTTTAACGCCACTATCTTTGTCTGCCATTGGGATCCGACGTTCAATGCTTACCTTGCCAGAAAGCGTGCTGAAGGAAAGCATTATTATGTTGCCGTATCTCATGCCACGAAGAAGCTCGTGCGACTGATATATCAGCTTGAGAAAACTCGTCAGTCATACAACAAAGCCGTTTAACTAATTCCATACAAATCTTTTTTAATGAGCATCTCAGATGATGCTCTATTTGTCATGCAGTTTTCAAGGTACTGATTACGATGAAAAGCCATCGTCGCTTTATTTAAAACATTTCTGTTTCAAATCATTTTTTATTGACAATCTTTAATAGTTAGTCTTTTGGTATATTTATAGGTAGTTCAAAAGTGTCGACTCGCCCAGCTTTCCAGCGGCTGTAAGCGAGGCCTGATATGCGGTGTAAGCGGCTGTATAATCGATGATAATCTGGGATAAATCTAAATCATCGTTGTATGATTGAAGATCCTGCACAGTTTCTCTCTGATCCCCAACTCGTGTCTTTGTGAGGTTAAGAGAATCCTTCTTACATCCCAAATCAGTAATTCCTAAATATATTGTAGCATAATATGTATCCATTTTGCCTACTTCTGTGTCAAAAAGTTTGCGAAGATTGTTGTCATAGAAGTCACATTCCTTCTGAATTGCTTCCTTCCACTCTGCAAGCCACTCCTGGTCCTGGTCAGATGCAAACTTTGTCTCACGTGCAAGCTTATCTATCTCATCCAACTTTTTGTGAGCATTGATACTATTTTTGCAGGCATCAATCATCTCTGTCATATCTCTTTGGATATCACTATTAAAGATATCTGATGCCTCTGTATTTATGACAATTGTCTGATTTGCTGCCACTGTATATTCGATATCGAAATGGATTGTATCCCCATTACTTTCAAACTTGGTGTAGGTTACAGGAAGCTTTACATCTCCAGGATCAGAAGATGCTGTCTTTACGCAATCATAATAGTACTCTGGACGAAGCTCACCTTCCTTGAAGCCTGTCTTGGTATAGGTAACAGTAAGAGTTGCGTCATTAGCCTTAAGTGTTGCTGCCAAATCATTCGCAAGAATCAAATCTCCTGTTTCCTTTATCAATATCATTGTATTGTCTGGAACTGTTTTTCCGCCCTGACTTGCAGCCCAATCTGTTTCATTTTCATAGGTTATTACCATTCCACTGCTATTATTTCCAGGATATTTTACTTTTATTTCTTCTGAAAGACCATCAATCTTATCATAGTTAAGACGAATTCTATAATAATTGGTCTGAGTCATATCATTTAATGCCTGATAATTTGTATCTGTAGTATCCAAAAATGGTTTCTTTAACTCATCTTCTGTGGTAGGAACACTATTTACACCATTGTAATATCTGTGCTCTTCCATATTCTTTTCAATGGTGAAAACCTGAGTAATGTTATACTGTGTTTCTTTCTCATCCTTTAAGAATGTCAGATTGCAATTAGTTCTATATCCAGTGAATACAGTTCTATTTGCATAATCTGCATTGCCCTCTGCAAAAACCTGCTTCTGCAAAGCCTCTAGCTGAGTAATCATCGTATTTCTATCTTCTTCATTGTAAGTGTCAGTAGCACCTTTAGTTGCTATAGTCTTACAATCCTTTACAAGATTTGCAATATTAATGAGAGCTGTTTCTGTAACATCAAGCCAGCTTGTTGCGTCAGGAATATTCTTTGAATAATACTGTGTAACCTGAGAGAGAGTTGTTGACAATCTGAGGGAACGAACTGCAATTACAGGGTCATCCGATGGACGGTCAATCTTCTTCTGACTAGTCATTTGTTTGTTACGTGTGTTGACAGTCTCCTTTGCACTATTGATGTTGGAAGCTGCATTGTTCATTATCATTTTGTTTGTAACTCTCATAGTACTACCTCATTAATTTAGACACCTGTGTTAAGTATCAACCTATCATATATTTCGGCGAAAACCGAGATACATTTAGAAGCCAGATTATAGGCGTTCTGGAACTTTATAAGATCCAAAGCCTCCTCATCCTCATCAACACCAGATACTGACGTTCGCTGCTCTGTGATCTGTGTCTGGATGTTGGTGA contains:
- a CDS encoding flagellar hook-associated protein 3 encodes the protein MRVTNKMIMNNAASNINSAKETVNTRNKQMTSQKKIDRPSDDPVIAVRSLRLSTTLSQVTQYYSKNIPDATSWLDVTETALINIANLVKDCKTIATKGATDTYNEEDRNTMITQLEALQKQVFAEGNADYANRTVFTGYRTNCNLTFLKDEKETQYNITQVFTIEKNMEEHRYYNGVNSVPTTEDELKKPFLDTTDTNYQALNDMTQTNYYRIRLNYDKIDGLSEEIKVKYPGNNSSGMVITYENETDWAASQGGKTVPDNTMILIKETGDLILANDLAATLKANDATLTVTYTKTGFKEGELRPEYYYDCVKTASSDPGDVKLPVTYTKFESNGDTIHFDIEYTVAANQTIVINTEASDIFNSDIQRDMTEMIDACKNSINAHKKLDEIDKLARETKFASDQDQEWLAEWKEAIQKECDFYDNNLRKLFDTEVGKMDTYYATIYLGITDLGCKKDSLNLTKTRVGDQRETVQDLQSYNDDLDLSQIIIDYTAAYTAYQASLTAAGKLGESTLLNYL
- the csrA gene encoding carbon storage regulator CsrA — its product is MLALTRKTGDAIMINNNIEITVLEVRGDQVKIGISAPKDISIYRKEVYLEIQKENEAAQQINMDDVEALKNLL
- a CDS encoding flagellar protein FlaG, with the protein product MKIGEVSSAVSSYQGQGSSAKTAPVQETRQSSPVDFATAAKEIRASESEDINPKSKEEQKEKEEETTAGQATSSLKEAISKINSAQGNAEAVFGIHEGTNRVMIKMVDKETKKVIKEFPAEQTLDLIAKAWELAGIMVDEKR
- a CDS encoding IS110 family transposase, with product MIYVGIDVAKDKHDCIIKNTVGEVVFKTFTIKNNLDGFNDLYQRIESVMEDVSKVKVGLEATGHYSYNLLGYLFDKGLPTFVINPLHTNLYRKSLSLRQTKTDKVDASTIASMLMSDVNLKSYSDTSYHNEELKSLTRYRFDKVKERAKLKTSISRLVCILFPELEKLVPTLHMNSVYSLLYEFPGAKQVASAHLTRLSNLLAEASNGHYDKDVAITFREAARASIGSTMPAKSLELKHTIKLIRELDSEINEIEEEIKAIMNTINSPILSIPGISYRMGAMIIAEIGDFDRFDSADKILAYAGLSPSTYQSGQLDNCHPRMEKRGSRYLRYALFNATIFVCHWDPTFNAYLARKRAEGKHYYVAVSHATKKLVRLIYQLEKTRQSYNKAV
- the fliW gene encoding flagellar assembly protein FliW, with protein sequence MRVKTRLFGEIEISDEKVINLIHGLIGFPDMKRYTLIFDEEKKNKGNIMWLQSLDETDFAMPVMLPNVVKPDYNPALNEDSLEQLGDLNPENTYVLVTVRVPKNPKEASINLKAPIIINTDTNVGDQIIIDGNEPVRYLIHDAIHGKDGE